The window ACAGCCACCGGCACGTCATTCACTGCCGCGATCGTCAATTTGACGGTGGCTTCGTTGCCAGGACCGATGTTGTTCGTGGCGCGATAGGTGAACGTCACTTCGCCGGAGAAATTCGCTTCCGGCGTGTACACAAAACCGCCATCCGATTCGAGCGTCAGTTGACCGCTCGACGGGCCGCTGACGAGCGCCACGGTCGATCCGACCGCCGAACCATCGTTGGCCAGCACGCCGGTTACGCCCGGGATGAGCAGCGATTCGTCTTCGTTCAGCGAGAAGACATCGTCGACCGAAACCGGCGCGGTCCCTTCGCTCACATCGATCGTCACCGCGGCCAGGTTGCTAAACCCGGCGCCGTCGTTCGCCGAATAGACAAAGCTATCCTGGCCGGAGAAACCACTGTTCGGCGTGTAGATGAACGAGCCGTTGGTGTTGAACGTGAGTGTGCCGTTGGCCGGCCCGGTGAAGAGCGACGCCGACAGCGGCAGGCCATTGCCAATGTCGTTGGCGAGCACGCCGGGTGTGCCCATGTTTAGCGGTTCATCGATGCCGGTATGAAATGCATCATTGACGGCGGCCAGTGTGGTCAAAGCCAGACGGTTCTCGAGTGATTCGAGGCGGAGAAAATTCCGGCGGTTCACATCCTGACCGTTGCGGCGTGAATCGCGTTGCTTCTTGGCAATCTTGGACTTCAAAACCTTGTTCATTCAGACGTTCCTTGAAAAGAGGCGAGCCGATGTCGCCTGATGACGAACCCTCTTCGCCTGGCAGAACGGGAGCGAGCTGATGCGCGCACGGTGATGCATCGAGAACGCGCGCGGCAATGGCCCGGGCTCCGCCCAAGCTGACGAAGTGCTGGCGATCTGCCGCAGGCAATGGCACTGCTGGCGATCGTCAATGAGTGGTTCGCGTCCGTGCGCTGACTAACTGCTGCGGCTTTGAATTCCCTGCGCTGCAGTCGTGTCGGCAATACCCGCTGGTATTGCAGGCCTCATCGTTCCGCACCGAAAGAGTTGCGGCGAAGCCTGTGCAGTTCTACGTAACGAGTTCGCTAGTGGCAACCATTTGCCAAGAAACTTCTCAAGAATGATTCATTGCTGTTGCTCGCAGATGGCAGCCTGCGCACTCGCTGCCGTGGTTCGGCCGAACCGCATTGCCCACACTTTGGCGTGGGCGATTAAGCGAAACAACTAGCGCAGCAGAGCCTACAAAGCGGATCAATGCAGATGAGTTGATGCCGTTTTTGGTTCCCTCTCCTCGGTACTCCGGGGAGAGGGTTAGGGTGAGGGGTTCATTTGGGTACCCGCGTCGGCATTAGCTTCCAGCCCCTCACCCCTGCGCTCTCCCCGTGAGTACACGAGGCGAGGGAGTAAGAAGGGCCGGCCTACTCACTCTCACCCTACGATTCATCCGCCGCGGCAGCGCTCGCCCGGATGTATCCAGGCCGCAGCATGCCTAGCAACGCATCGCGAATTTCTCGAACCTTGAAGGGATACTTCAGCAGCAACCGTCGCGCGGTGAGTTGCGCTCCCTTGACGATGTCGACCTGTCGCGGATCGGCGAAGATCATCGCCGGAATCTGCTTCGTGTGCTCGATGCTGCCGAAGCGATTGAAGACATCGAGCGCGTCTTCGCCCAGTTCGAGCGCCGAGAACAACACGCAATCGGCGGGCGCCGGTTCGTACTCGGTGAAGCGGGCGAGCGCTCGCACGGGATCGCTGATGACCAGCACTTTGTAGCCGTGCTTTTTCAGCTTCTCGCGCAGCAGGTCCTGCATCTTGATGTTCGACTCGATCAGCATCACCGTCTTGCCCGAGCCTTCGTGGTCGGAGTCGATCACCATGGGCGCGCCCGGCTTGGCGGGCCCTGCTTCGGCGGTGACTTCCTGATCTCCTTCACCCGCTTCCATCTTGGCCAGCACGCGTTTCGCTTCGTCGTGCATTTCTGCCGCCGAGCTAAAACGCTTCTCCGGCATCATCTCGAGCGCTTTACTGACAAACGCGAGCAACCGCTTGGGGCAACTCGGCAACAGCTGCGAGAGGGGCTTGATGTTTTGATAACGCTGCACGCTCAACCGTTGCGTGCGGTCTTTTGTTTCTGGCAGGGGCGGTTCACCGCCGACCATGTTGTACAAAATGCAGCCAGCAAAAAAGAGATCGCTGCGTGGATCGTTGTTGCGTGCGCCCGAAGCTCGCTCCAGACCGGCATAATCGATTGTGCGCGGATTGCCGATGTCGCCTTCGCCGAGCGCGTTTTCTTTTTGCAACCCAGCGAGGCCGAAGTCCACCAGTTTCGCTCGGCCACGACTGGTAATCAGCACGTTCGACGTCTTCAAATCGCGATGCGTCATGCCGTTCTGAAAGGCATAATCCAGGCCGGCAATGATGTCGACGGCGAGACGCATTGAATCGAGCGGCGAGAGAGTTTTGCGGACCTTGAGAAACTCGCGCAGGTTCCGCCCTTCGACAAATTCCATCGTCATGAACGGCGACGGCTTTTCGGCGACCTCGTAGATCGGCACGATGTTGGGATGGCGCAGCTTGGCGCCGATCTGGCCTTCGCGAACAAACTGCTCGGTCATCCCCGGTTCGACGCGGAACCGCTTGCGGAGCGCTTTGAGCGCGACGACGCGACCCGTCTTGATGTTTACCGCGCGATAGACGCGGGCAAAGGTACCGGTGCCCACCAGATACAGCACCTTGCAGTCGCCGTAGAAGTAGCCCCCCTTTTCACCCTTCAGCAAGCGATCGAGCTGATAGTTGGTGAGGAACTCACGGCGCGTGAGGAGGCTGGTGAACTGGTCAATCGTAACTTCGCGAGTGCCTAGCTCCGCCCAAACAGAATCCAGTTGGTGGGAATCCATCAAGGCGGAATCGGTAATACGCTGTGCTAGTTGTTCAGCGGTAACGCCGGACATTGTCGAACCTTCTGGCCTCTGATCCCTATCCAAGCCATGCTATTTCAAGGCTCGGACTCCCGCAATGGCTTGGGGATTTTGCCGATTTTTCCGGGGCGGCATTCCGTTTGCTTTGGCTCGCTGTAGTTCCGCCTTCAGGCGAGTCTTCGAAATTCGACTTCTGGATCAACGAAGACCGGCCGCCGGAACATCCACCACGCCCTGCCCAAGGTTGCCCCCATGAACATCCTGGTGATCGATATCGGCGGTACGAACGTCAAAGTCTGGACGACCGGCGCCGAAGAGCGTCAGAAGTTTCCGTCCGGCAAAACGCTGACGCCCGAGAAGATGGTCGAAGGCGTGCGCAATATCACGGCCGATTGGAAATACGAGCGAGTCTCGCTCGGCTACCCCGGCGACATTATCAATGGTCACCCGGCCACGGAACCCTGTGCCCTCGACAAAGGCTGGGTTGGCTTTGACTACGGCAGTGCGTTTGGCTGCCCAGTGCGGATCATGAACGACGCTTGTATGCAAGCGCTCGGCAGCTACGAAGGTGGCCGGATGCTTTACCTGGGCTTCGGCACCAACCTGGGAACTGCGTTCGTCATCGATGGCAGGGTAATTCCGCTCGCGCTCGGTCATTTGAAATTCACCAGCGGCGAATCGTTCAACGAATTGCTTTGCCGCAAAGGCTTGGAGCTGAACGGCGCGAAACGCTGGCGAAAGGCCGTGGGCATCGCGGCCGAAATTTGGAAAGTTGCCTTCCTAGCCGACTATGTCGTCCTCGGCGGCGGCAATGCGAAGAAGCTGGAAGAGATGCCCGAAGGTTGCCGTCGCGGCGGCAATCACAACGCCTACTTCGGCGGCATCCGCATGTGGGAAGACGCGACCGCGTCGGTAGAACGCGGGTTGTCGATTTATCCGGAACGCTTCCGGGTGAGCGGGTAGTACTCGATTTCGGTAGCACCGCAGGTGCGACCTTTAATGGCCAGGGGAGCAGCCCCTGGTGGCTGACTTTTTCCGGACCAAAGTTGTCCATCGTAGCCGTCTAATAAGTAGCTGCTGTCTACCTCGACTCTGGGTCACCCTCCGTGGTCTTAGAGCTAGTGGCGCCTGCGCACTTCTGAAGAAATGCGCAGAGTATTGTCAGATGGTTGCAAAGTGTTGTGTGGAAAATGGCGAGGTGTTGTATGTGTTGTTGCTCGAAGTTACTCGATAGATATCACTATTTGCCTTCAAAACATTTGCCACCAAGGAGTTGCCGCTACATCCTCATCGCCAAGCTCTGGAACTCGGTGTTGTGAGGTTTTTCAGCCTATTTCGCGCAAGTTCCGTGGCAGCAACGGCTTGCTCGCAACTGAAAACCCTTCACCACTGTTGTGAACCCACAGTGCCGCGATGTCAGTTCGAAAGCGTTGGCGTTGTGCAGGGAGCTTTCTTAGAATGCCGCGAAACCGGAGGGTGTCATGAATCGCGCTGCGTTCTGCCTGATTGCGTTGTTATTGCTCGCCGATTCCGCCGTGAGTGTCGGAGCCGAATTCGCTTCGCACGCTCCCACGCGGCCGTTGCCGGCGGCCAGCGATCGGACTCGTGACGAAGGGCCAGGCAAGTTCGTCGACGCGGCGAAAGGGGACGACGCTGCGGCGGGAACCGAAACTGCTCCCTGGAAGACGCTGCAACATGCAGTGCGGCAACTCAAGCCCGGCGACACACTTTATCTGCGCGGC is drawn from Anatilimnocola floriformis and contains these coding sequences:
- a CDS encoding protein kinase domain-containing protein, with the protein product MSGVTAEQLAQRITDSALMDSHQLDSVWAELGTREVTIDQFTSLLTRREFLTNYQLDRLLKGEKGGYFYGDCKVLYLVGTGTFARVYRAVNIKTGRVVALKALRKRFRVEPGMTEQFVREGQIGAKLRHPNIVPIYEVAEKPSPFMTMEFVEGRNLREFLKVRKTLSPLDSMRLAVDIIAGLDYAFQNGMTHRDLKTSNVLITSRGRAKLVDFGLAGLQKENALGEGDIGNPRTIDYAGLERASGARNNDPRSDLFFAGCILYNMVGGEPPLPETKDRTQRLSVQRYQNIKPLSQLLPSCPKRLLAFVSKALEMMPEKRFSSAAEMHDEAKRVLAKMEAGEGDQEVTAEAGPAKPGAPMVIDSDHEGSGKTVMLIESNIKMQDLLREKLKKHGYKVLVISDPVRALARFTEYEPAPADCVLFSALELGEDALDVFNRFGSIEHTKQIPAMIFADPRQVDIVKGAQLTARRLLLKYPFKVREIRDALLGMLRPGYIRASAAAADES